GGCTCAAAGTGTTCTTTGAGGCTGCCGAAGTGCCTTTGGCAGATGAAGAGCCATTCGTTCTCGATGCGCTGCAACGCTATAGCCTCAGCGACAGCTTGCTCGAAGCGGCGCTGGGGCAACTGGAGCAAACCGATCAGGTACTGGAGGCGCAGGCAAAACGCCTGCAAAACAGCGGGCTTTTGCCCATGGCCGGTTTTGGCGAATGTCTTCAGAGAGAGTTGATCGAGCCGCTGCCGGATCTGCTGCTGCGCTATCAGCAACTTCTGGCGTTATGGCCGACCCCGCTCACCAGCGCGTTGCCGGTGAGTCTGGAACTACAAGGATTGCGTCTGGAGGGCTGGCTCAGTGGCCTGCATCAACGCGCAGATGGCGGGTTGTTGTCGGTGACTACGATTCCCAACAGCATCGGTTCGATCAAGGCCCGCAAATGGCATCGCCTGACGCGACCTTGGGTCAATCACCTGGTTGCCTGTGCCAGCGGCATGCCGATGACAACCGCGTTGGTGGCCAGCGACGACAGTTTGCTGCTCGGTCCGATAGAGGAGGCGGCAGCATCCCGGGTTCTGGGCGATCTGTTGTTGGCCTGGCAATCGGGCATGCGCCAGCCGCTGCCGATTGCAGTAAAAACAGCGTTCGCCTGGCTCGCTCAAACCGACCCGGCCAAAGCTGACGCCGCTGCCCGCAAGGCCTATGAAGGCGATGGCCAGACCACTGACGGCGAGCGCCGCGAAAGCCCGGCGCTCACTCGGCAATACGCCGATTACGATGCACTGATTGCCGACGAGACCTTCCCCGATTGGTGCGACGCTTTGTATCGGCCGCTGTTTGAGGCCTCCTGGCGTTCATTGAGCAGCGAGGAGGCGCGCTCATGACCACGAAAACACCGCTGGCCCTGGCATTCCCTCTGCGTGGTAGCCAACTGATCGAAGCCAGCGCCGGCACCGGCAAGACCTTCACCATTTCTGCGCTGTACTTGCGTCTGGTCCTTGGCCACGGCGGTGAGTCGAGTGGTTTTGGCCGTGAGTTGCTGCCGCCGCAAATCCTCGTGGTGACCTTCACCGATGCCGCAACCAAAGAACTGCGCGAACGTATTCGCACACGGCTGGCTGAAGCCGCACGGTTTTTCCGCGATGAGACACCGGCACCGGATGGCCTCATTGCCGAGTTGCGCGAGCAGTACCTCCCCGAACAGTGGTCCGGATGTGCAAACCGCCTGGACATCGCCGCCCAGTGGATGGATGAAGCGGCGGTATCGACCATCCACAGTTGGTGCCAGCGCATGTTGCGCGAACATGCGTTCGACAGTGGCAGCCTGTTCACCCAGACCCTGGAAACCGATCACAGCGATTTGCTCGGCGAAGTCTTGCGCGACTACTGGCGACTGTTCTGCTATCCAATGCAAGGCGATGCACTGAACTGGGTTCGCGGCAATTGGGGCGGCCCGGCGGCGTTGTTGCCGCGAGTGCGTGGGTTGTTCGCCAGCGAGCGTGACAGCGTTGAAGGTAAAGAACCTGCCGAGTTGATTGCCGAGTGCCTGCTGGAGCGACAGGCCGCTTTGCTCGAACTCAAGATGCCCTGGCGCCAATGGGCGGATGAGTTGCTTGCCATCTGTCACCAGGGCGTCGCAAGCAAGAGCGTCGATGGCCGCAAGATGCAGCCGCGCTACTTCGAACCCTGGTTCGAAAAGCTCCGGGCCTGGGCCGAAGACGAATCTCTCGAGCAGTTGGACATTGGCACCGGTTTCACTCGCCTGACCCCCGATGGTATGGCTGAAGCCTGGAAGGGTGATGCTCCCCGTCATCCCGGTCTCGATGCAATGCCAGGTCTCAAGACCAGTCTCGATAGTTTGCCGACCCCCGATGCCGCCGTGCTGCAACACGCCGCTCACTGGGTCGGTGCACGGTTCGAGGAAGAAAAGCGTCGCCGCGCGGAAATGGGCTTCGATGACATGCTGCTGCGCCTCGATGCAGCTTTGCAGTCCGAAGGCGGTGAGCGCCTGGCAACACTGATCCGCGAGCAGTTCCCGGTCGCGTTGATCGACGAATTCCAGGACACCGACCCAGTACAGTATCGAATCTTCGAGAGCATTTATCGTATCGAAGACAACAACCCTGAAACCGGTCTATTTCTAATCGGTGACCCGAAGCAGGCGATTTATGCCTTCCGCGGGGCCGACATTTATACCTACCTGCGTGCCCGCCAGGCCACCACTGGCCGCCTGCATACCCTTGGCACCAACTTCCGTTCCAGTCATGGCATGGTCAATGCGGTGAACCATGTGTTCGAGCGCGCCGAATCTCGTGAGCAGGGGCGCGGAGCATTCCTGTTTCGTGAGAAAAATGGCGAGAACCCGGTACCGTTCCTGCCCGTCGAATCCCAAGGGCGCAAAGAAGTCCTGCGCATCAATGGTCAGGTTGTACCGGCCCTGAACATCTGGCACCTGTCCGCCGATCAGCCTCTGTCTGGCGCGGTGTATCGACAACAGTTGGCCGCCGCCTGCGCCAGTGAAATCACCGCGCTGCTCAATGGCGGCCAGCAAGGTCGTGCTGGCTTTATCCAGGACGCTAAGGACTTCAGAGGTTTGCTGCCGGCGGATATCGCGATTCTGGTGCGCGACGGCAAAGAGGCCCAGGCTGTGCGTGGCGAACTTTCGGCTCGCGGTGTGCGCAGTGTTTACCTGTCAGACAAGGACTCCGTGTTCGCTGCGCAGGAAGCGCATGACCTGCTGACCTGGCTCAAGGCGTGTGCCGAACCAGATGTCGAGCGCCCCCTCCGCGCCGCGCTGGCGTGCATCACGCTGAACCTTTCGCTGGCTGAACTGGAGCGGTTGAATCAGGACGAACTGG
The Pseudomonas lini DNA segment above includes these coding regions:
- the recB gene encoding exodeoxyribonuclease V subunit beta, whose amino-acid sequence is MTTKTPLALAFPLRGSQLIEASAGTGKTFTISALYLRLVLGHGGESSGFGRELLPPQILVVTFTDAATKELRERIRTRLAEAARFFRDETPAPDGLIAELREQYLPEQWSGCANRLDIAAQWMDEAAVSTIHSWCQRMLREHAFDSGSLFTQTLETDHSDLLGEVLRDYWRLFCYPMQGDALNWVRGNWGGPAALLPRVRGLFASERDSVEGKEPAELIAECLLERQAALLELKMPWRQWADELLAICHQGVASKSVDGRKMQPRYFEPWFEKLRAWAEDESLEQLDIGTGFTRLTPDGMAEAWKGDAPRHPGLDAMPGLKTSLDSLPTPDAAVLQHAAHWVGARFEEEKRRRAEMGFDDMLLRLDAALQSEGGERLATLIREQFPVALIDEFQDTDPVQYRIFESIYRIEDNNPETGLFLIGDPKQAIYAFRGADIYTYLRARQATTGRLHTLGTNFRSSHGMVNAVNHVFERAESREQGRGAFLFREKNGENPVPFLPVESQGRKEVLRINGQVVPALNIWHLSADQPLSGAVYRQQLAAACASEITALLNGGQQGRAGFIQDAKDFRGLLPADIAILVRDGKEAQAVRGELSARGVRSVYLSDKDSVFAAQEAHDLLTWLKACAEPDVERPLRAALACITLNLSLAELERLNQDELAWEARVMQFRGYRELWRKQGVLPMLRRLLHDFQLPQALIARNDGERVLTNLLHLSELLQQAAAELDGEQALIRHLSEHLALSCQAGEEQILRLESDEQLVKVVTIHKSKGLEYPLVFLPFICSAKPVDGSRLPLYYHDATGKAQVSLKPTPELVTQSDDERLAEDLRLLYVALTRAQHACWLGVTDLKRGNNNGSMLHLSALGYLLGGGAPLVESAGLRRWLEDLQQDCPALNYGEMPEASAEHYHPPRNEATLLAPLIPKRKASENWWIASYSALRIGDSLSVGSDEAPESPQAQKLFDDERLDPQAPREVIAGGADIHRFPRGPNPGTFLHGLLEWAGDEGFTAAPQTVEDAIARRCNRRGWEGWITTLSDWLQHLLKSPLHIGGGQAPVVFEQLTQYRVEMEFWFASHKVDVLKLDELVRQYTHNGVARVAAEPVLLNGMFKGFIDLTFEHDGRYYVADYKSNWLGIDDAAYTEQAMEQSILDNRYDLQYVLYLLALHRQLKARLVDYDYDRHVGGALYLFLRGTRAASQGVYFARPPRELIERLDRLFQGKPEPKAEPAWEQGVLL